The following proteins are co-located in the Gorilla gorilla gorilla isolate KB3781 chromosome 18, NHGRI_mGorGor1-v2.1_pri, whole genome shotgun sequence genome:
- the PDP2 gene encoding pyruvate dehydrogenase [acetyl-transferring]-phosphatase 2, mitochondrial: protein MSSTVSYWILNSTRNSIATLQGGRRLYSRYVSNRNKLKWRLFARVPPTLNSSPCGGFTLCKAYRHTSTEEDDFHLQLSPEQINEVLRAGESTHKILDLESRVPNSVLRFESNQLAANSPVEDRRGVASCLQTNGLMFGIFDGHGGHACAQAVSERLFYYVAVSLMSHQTLEHMEGAMESMKPLLPILHWLKHPGDSIYKDVTSVHLDHLRVYWQELLDLHMEMGLSIEEALMYSFQRLDSDISLEIQAHLEDEVTRNLSLQVAFSGATACMAHVDGIHLHVANAGDCRAILGVQEDNGMWSCLPLTRDHNAWNQAELSRLKREHPESEDRTIIMEDRLLGVLIPCRAFGDVQLKWSKELQRSILERGFNTEALNIYQFTPPHYYTPPYLTAEPEVTYHRLRPQDKFLVLASDGLWDMLSNEDVVRLVVGHLAEADWHKTDLAQRPTNLGLMQSLLLQRKASGLQEADQNAATRLIRHAIGNNEYGEMEAERLAAMLTLPEDLARMYRDDITVTVVYFNSESIGAYYKGG, encoded by the coding sequence ATGTCAAGTACTGTGTCCTACTGGATCTTAAATTCTACAAGGAACAGCATTGCCACATTGCAAGGGGGCAGACGCTTATACTCCAGGTATGTCTCAAATAGGAATAAATTAAAATGGAGGCTCTTTGCCCGGGTGCCACCCACCCTAAACAGTTCCCCATGTGGTGGCTTTACTCTGTGCAAAGCCTACAGACACACATCAACAGAGGAAGACGATTTTCACTTGCAACTCAGCCCTGAGCAGATAAATGAAGTGCTTCGAGCTGGCGAGTCAACCCACAAGATTCTTGACCTTGAAAGCAGAGTCCCAAATTCAGTGTTGCGGTTTGAGAGCAACCAGCTGGCTGCCAATTCCCCAGTGGAGGACCGGCGAGGTGTAGCCTCCTGCCTGCAAACCAATGGACTGATGTTTGGCATCTTCGATGGACATGGTGGTCATGCATGTGCCCAAGCAGTGAGCGAGAGGCTCTTCTACTATGTGGCAGTGTCCCTGATGTCCCACCAGACCCTGGAGCACATGGAGGGAGCTATGGAAAGCATGAAACCCTTGCTGCCCATCCTGCATTGGCTCAAGCACCCAGGGGACAGTATCTACAAGGATGTCACATCTGTGCATCTTGACCACCTCCGTGTCTATTGGCAGGAACTGCTTGACTTGCACATGGAAATGGGACTAAGCATTGAAGAAGCATTAATGTACTCCTTCCAGAGACTGGATTCTGACATCTCGCTGGAAATCCAGGCCCACCTGGAAGATGAGGTGACAAGGAACCTGTCACTCCAGGTTGCTTTCTCTGGGGCAACAGCTTGCATGGCCCATGTTGATGGAATTCACTTGCACGTGGCAAATGCTGGTGACTGCCGAGCCATCCTTGGTGTCCAGGAGGACAATGGCATGTGGTCTTGTCTGCCCCTTACACGTGACCACAATGCCTGGAACCAGGCCGAGCTGTCCCGGCTAAAGAGGGAGCACCCTGAGTCAGAGGACAGGACGATCATCATGGAGGACAGGCTGCTGGGCGTCCTCATCCCCTGCAGGGCCTTTGGGGATGTTCAGCTGAAGTGGAGTAAAGAGTTGCAGCGCAGCATTCTGGAGAGGGGCTTCAATACCGAGGCCCTCAACATTTACCAGTTCACACCCCCACACTACTACACTCCACCCTACCTGACAGCTGAACCTGAGGTCACATACCACAGGCTGAGGCCCCAGGATAAGTTCCTTGTGCTGGCCTCAGATGGCCTGTGGGACATGCTGAGCAATGAGGACGTGGTAAGGCTGGTGGTGGGGCACCTGGCTGAGGCAGATTGGCATAAGACAGACCTGGCCCAGAGACCCACCAACTTGGGGCTCATGCAGAGCCTGCTGCTGCAGAGGAAAGCCAGCGGGCTCCAGGAGGCTGACCAAAATGCAGCCACGCGGCTGATCAGACATGCCATCGGGAACAATGAGTatggggagatggaggcagagcgGCTGGCGGCGATGCTGACATTGCCAGAGGACTTGGCGAGGATGTACAGGGATGATATCACTGTCACTGTGGTGTATTTTAACTCAGAATCGATCGGTGCATATTACAAGGGGGGTTAA